The nucleotide window AATTTCCTGTGTTTTTACCATTTTATCACACGTCGCCTGACTCACTGAAAAAAATTTTGAAAACACTGTTTTCTTTACGACAGTTGATTTACAATAGAAATATAGCTTACCGTATCCGATAGGAGGTTTTCTATGAAATCACTGATTATATATTATTCACAAACGGGCCGCACCAAAGCATTGGCCGAAAAGATCGAAAGCCGCTTTCACTGCGATGTCATCGCCTTGACGCCGCAGAAAAAATACGGTAATTATCTCCTTGCCGTTCTCCAAGCCGGCTGGGAAAAAATAACGCGCCGCATCCCCGGCGTAACAGCGTCCATACCGAATACGTCCCAGTATGACGCGATCTTTATCGGCTACCCCGTTTGGTACTACGACGTCCCCGCCTTCATGACACAATTTTTGAAGAAATGCGATTTTGAAAACAAAACGGTTATCCCCTTTGCTACATCCGGCTCAACGGACATCATCGCTACGCTGCAAACGCTGGAAACCGCTTGCGCCGGTGCCGTCGTCAGGCATCCGTTCATCTGCCGGCGTCGTGACGGTGACACCAGTAAGGCCTGGCTTGATGCCATTGAAAAGGAACTGTCTGAGTCCATATAGCTCTGCTTGATAT belongs to Megasphaera vaginalis (ex Bordigoni et al. 2020) and includes:
- a CDS encoding flavodoxin, whose amino-acid sequence is MKSLIIYYSQTGRTKALAEKIESRFHCDVIALTPQKKYGNYLLAVLQAGWEKITRRIPGVTASIPNTSQYDAIFIGYPVWYYDVPAFMTQFLKKCDFENKTVIPFATSGSTDIIATLQTLETACAGAVVRHPFICRRRDGDTSKAWLDAIEKELSESI